The following are encoded in a window of Prochlorococcus marinus str. MIT 1013 genomic DNA:
- a CDS encoding aldehyde oxygenase (deformylating) produces the protein MQALASTNLALEKEELITDSLPDFTSESYKDAYSRINAVVIEGEQEAYSNFLDLAKLIPEHADELVRLGKMEKKHMNGFCACGRNLAVKPDMPFAKTFFSKLHNNFLEAFKVGDTTTCLLIQCILIESFAISAYHVYIRVADPFAKRITEGVVQDEYLHLNYGQEWLKANLETVKKNLMKANKENLPLIKSMLDEVSNDAEVLHMDKEELMEEFMIAYQDSLMEIGLDNREIARMALAAVI, from the coding sequence ATGCAAGCTCTTGCATCCACAAATTTAGCTTTAGAAAAAGAAGAGTTAATTACTGACTCTCTTCCAGACTTCACCTCAGAGTCTTATAAAGATGCTTACAGCAGAATCAATGCAGTTGTGATTGAGGGTGAGCAAGAGGCTTATTCAAATTTTCTTGATCTAGCTAAGTTGATTCCTGAGCATGCAGATGAGCTTGTGAGGCTAGGGAAGATGGAGAAAAAGCATATGAATGGCTTTTGTGCTTGTGGGAGAAATCTTGCCGTAAAGCCAGATATGCCCTTCGCGAAGACCTTTTTCTCAAAACTCCATAATAATTTTTTAGAGGCTTTTAAAGTTGGAGATACAACTACCTGTCTACTAATTCAATGCATTTTGATTGAATCTTTTGCAATATCTGCTTATCATGTTTACATACGTGTTGCTGATCCATTCGCAAAAAGAATTACAGAGGGTGTTGTTCAAGATGAATACTTGCACTTGAATTATGGCCAAGAATGGCTTAAGGCCAATCTTGAGACAGTTAAGAAAAATCTTATGAAGGCTAATAAAGAAAATTTACCTCTTATAAAATCTATGCTTGATGAAGTTTCAAATGACGCTGAAGTTCTTCATATGGATAAGGAAGAATTAATGGAGGAATTTATGATTGCTTATCAAGATTCCCTTATGGAAATAGGTCTGGATAATAGAGAAATTGCAAGAATGGCTCTTGCAGCAGTGATCTAA
- a CDS encoding long-chain acyl-[acyl-carrier-protein] reductase, translated as MFGLIGHSTSFEDAKRKALGLGYDHIAEGDLDVWCTAPPQLVEHVKVVSAIGKTIEGAYIDSCFVPEMLSRFKTARRKVLNAMELAQKKGISITALGGFTSIIFENFNLLQNQQVRNTTLDWQRFTTGNTHTAWVICRQLEQNAPRIGIDLNKSKVAVVGATGDIGSAVCRWLTNRTGVSELLLVARQQKPLSELQSQLGGGRILSLDEALPEADIVIWVASMPKTLEIDPSKIKRPCLMIDGGYPKNLGEKFSGPGIHVLKGGIVQFFKDIGWSMMELAEMENPKREMFACFAEAMLLEFENCHTNFSWGRNNITLEKMDFIGKASERHGFSAVGLKSNIQTLTV; from the coding sequence ATGTTTGGGCTAATTGGACATTCAACAAGTTTTGAAGATGCCAAACGAAAGGCATTAGGTCTTGGCTATGACCATATTGCTGAAGGGGATTTAGACGTATGGTGTACTGCACCCCCTCAATTGGTTGAGCACGTAAAGGTTGTAAGTGCAATAGGAAAGACTATCGAGGGAGCTTATATAGACTCATGCTTTGTTCCTGAGATGCTAAGTCGCTTCAAAACTGCGAGAAGAAAAGTTTTGAATGCAATGGAGTTAGCTCAGAAAAAAGGTATCAGCATCACCGCTCTAGGTGGATTTACATCAATAATTTTTGAGAATTTTAATTTGCTTCAAAATCAACAAGTTAGAAATACCACTCTTGATTGGCAAAGATTTACCACTGGTAATACTCATACAGCTTGGGTTATTTGTAGGCAGTTAGAGCAAAATGCTCCTCGAATAGGAATTGATTTGAACAAATCAAAAGTAGCTGTCGTTGGGGCTACGGGTGACATTGGCAGCGCTGTTTGTAGGTGGCTTACTAATCGAACTGGTGTTTCTGAGCTTCTATTAGTAGCTAGACAGCAAAAGCCTTTATCTGAACTCCAGTCTCAACTTGGAGGAGGGAGGATTCTTAGTCTTGATGAGGCTTTACCTGAAGCAGATATTGTGATTTGGGTTGCAAGCATGCCTAAAACCTTAGAAATTGATCCATCTAAAATTAAAAGGCCCTGTTTAATGATTGATGGTGGATATCCTAAGAATTTAGGTGAGAAGTTTTCAGGACCTGGTATACATGTCTTAAAAGGCGGAATAGTTCAATTTTTCAAAGATATTGGTTGGAGCATGATGGAATTAGCTGAGATGGAAAATCCTAAAAGAGAGATGTTTGCCTGTTTTGCTGAGGCAATGCTTCTTGAATTCGAGAATTGTCATACAAATTTCAGTTGGGGGAGGAATAACATTACGTTGGAAAAGATGGATTTTATTGGCAAGGCTTCTGAAAGGCATGGTTTTTCTGCTGTTGGTTTGAAATCAAATATTCAGACATTAACCGTCTGA
- a CDS encoding acetyl-CoA carboxylase carboxyltransferase subunit alpha: protein MARRFLLEFEKPLVELENQIDQIRELARDSEVDVSQQLLQLETLAARRREEIFNALTPAQKIQVARHPQRPSTLDYIQMFCDDWVELHGDRNGTDDQALIGGLARIGEKSVLLIGQQKGRDTKENVARNFGMAKPGGYRKALRLMDHADRFGLPIISFIDTPGAYAGLIAEEQGQGEAIAVNLREMFRLKVPIIATVIGEGGSGGALGIGVADRLLMFEHSVYTVASPEACASILWRDAGKAPEAASSLKITGPDLMKLGIVDEVLKEPSGGNNWAPLQAGDTLKNALEKHLSELLALSRDELRDNRYSKFRKMGKYLESQSIESEISV, encoded by the coding sequence ATGGCTAGACGTTTTCTCCTCGAGTTTGAAAAACCTCTTGTTGAATTAGAGAATCAGATTGATCAAATCAGAGAATTAGCAAGAGATTCAGAGGTTGATGTAAGTCAGCAACTTCTGCAATTAGAGACACTTGCAGCAAGAAGGCGAGAAGAAATATTTAATGCACTTACACCTGCTCAAAAGATTCAAGTAGCTAGACACCCTCAAAGGCCAAGCACGCTTGATTACATTCAGATGTTTTGTGATGATTGGGTCGAATTACACGGAGACAGGAACGGAACTGATGATCAAGCTCTTATAGGAGGTTTAGCTCGAATAGGTGAAAAATCTGTCCTTCTAATTGGACAACAAAAAGGTAGAGACACAAAAGAGAATGTTGCAAGAAACTTTGGCATGGCAAAGCCAGGAGGATATAGAAAGGCTTTGAGGCTAATGGATCATGCTGATCGATTTGGTTTGCCAATAATTTCTTTTATAGATACTCCTGGAGCTTATGCAGGGCTCATAGCAGAAGAGCAAGGCCAGGGGGAAGCCATCGCAGTGAATTTACGTGAAATGTTTAGACTGAAAGTCCCCATAATTGCGACTGTAATTGGAGAAGGAGGCTCTGGTGGTGCGCTGGGTATAGGTGTCGCAGACAGGCTGCTCATGTTTGAGCATAGTGTCTATACAGTTGCAAGCCCCGAAGCGTGTGCTTCGATTTTATGGAGAGATGCTGGGAAGGCTCCGGAAGCAGCATCATCATTAAAAATTACTGGACCTGATCTTATGAAGTTAGGAATTGTTGACGAGGTACTAAAAGAGCCTTCTGGTGGGAATAATTGGGCGCCGCTTCAGGCTGGGGATACTTTGAAAAATGCCCTTGAGAAGCATCTATCCGAATTATTGGCTTTATCGCGTGATGAATTGAGAGACAACAGATATTCCAAATTTAGAAAAATGGGAAAATATTTGGAATCTCAGTCTATCGAAAGTGAAATTTCAGTTTAA
- a CDS encoding SDR family oxidoreductase gives MSTVLITGASRGIGRATAKAFANSGWDLLLLARSEDQLERLVEEIDNKKVKVFYKSIDLSHPKNISKGVVELMNNGLIPSVLINNAGVAWTGDLLSMPLEKWEWIMQMNLTSIFQVCSDVVPLMRKKGGLVINVSSHASRNVFPQWGAYCVSKAALASFTKCLAEEERKNFIRACTLTLGSVNSTLWDSDSVGMQFDRDSMLSVDQVAFELLHLASQPINQIIEDVTLMPSAGAF, from the coding sequence TTGTCAACAGTATTAATTACGGGCGCTTCTAGAGGAATTGGGAGAGCAACTGCTAAAGCTTTTGCCAATTCTGGATGGGATTTATTGCTTCTAGCCAGGTCTGAAGATCAACTAGAAAGACTTGTAGAAGAAATAGATAATAAAAAAGTTAAGGTCTTCTACAAATCTATTGATCTTAGTCATCCCAAAAATATATCCAAGGGAGTAGTTGAATTAATGAATAATGGTTTAATTCCCTCAGTGCTAATAAATAATGCTGGAGTTGCTTGGACTGGAGATCTTTTATCCATGCCACTTGAAAAATGGGAATGGATCATGCAAATGAATCTCACCAGTATCTTTCAGGTCTGCTCTGATGTGGTGCCGTTAATGAGAAAAAAAGGAGGATTAGTTATCAACGTTAGTAGTCATGCTTCTCGCAATGTTTTTCCACAATGGGGAGCCTATTGTGTTTCCAAAGCAGCTTTGGCAAGTTTTACCAAATGCTTAGCAGAAGAAGAACGTAAGAATTTCATACGAGCATGCACACTTACTCTTGGATCAGTAAATTCAACTCTTTGGGATTCCGATTCCGTTGGTATGCAATTTGATAGAGATTCGATGCTTTCAGTTGATCAAGTTGCATTTGAACTTTTACATCTTGCTAGTCAACCAATTAATCAAATCATCGAGGATGTAACTCTTATGCCTTCTGCAGGAGCATTTTAA
- a CDS encoding phosphoribosylanthranilate isomerase: MIRKSTSKRATAIKICGLTMTSQARSIAEFKINAIGVIGVKNSPRFVPEEECIKIFNEVEKVSSNIEKVLVIANETLDEVKCINNRSTPPSVIQLHGNESVNYCRKLKKEFPIMKLWKAFRLKSINDLENISQYEKNIDAILLDAWDDKSLGGTGNRVPIELLINKTFKVPWILAGGISAEIIPEIFSEIRPDGIDASSRLEISPGIKDIKKVESLIREIREQD; the protein is encoded by the coding sequence ATGATCAGAAAATCTACTTCTAAAAGGGCAACAGCAATAAAAATTTGTGGACTAACAATGACTTCGCAAGCAAGATCCATAGCGGAATTCAAAATAAATGCTATTGGAGTGATTGGCGTTAAAAATTCACCTCGTTTTGTACCAGAAGAAGAATGTATAAAAATTTTTAATGAAGTAGAAAAAGTTTCTTCAAATATTGAGAAAGTATTAGTAATCGCGAATGAAACATTAGACGAGGTCAAATGTATAAACAACAGATCAACCCCACCATCAGTAATCCAATTACATGGGAATGAATCAGTTAATTATTGTCGAAAATTAAAGAAGGAATTTCCAATAATGAAATTATGGAAAGCCTTCAGGTTAAAATCTATTAATGATTTAGAAAATATAAGTCAATACGAGAAGAATATCGATGCTATTCTTTTAGATGCCTGGGATGATAAGTCACTTGGAGGCACTGGTAATAGAGTCCCAATAGAACTATTAATTAATAAAACCTTCAAAGTTCCTTGGATCTTAGCTGGTGGTATATCTGCAGAAATAATTCCTGAAATTTTTTCCGAAATCAGACCTGATGGGATTGATGCCTCTAGTCGACTAGAGATATCCCCAGGCATTAAAGATATTAAGAAAGTTGAATCTCTTATTCGGGAAATAAGAGAACAAGATTAA